The genomic window AACACCGCGGCAAGCATGGCTCCAGGCGTCTCATCGCGCCATCTTCGATACGCCTCCAGGCCGTCGGAGTTCATTCGACTCGCCGCTTGCTCGCCCGGGGGCGGTGCGTCCTCCATTTCAGTTCTCTCCTTCATGGTGTTGGGCATCAGCCGCAACCGGACGCATCATGGCCTCTCACGGAGCATTTGCCCGCTACCGTCACCGTCCGGCGTCGCCTCGGGGCGCCATCTTGCGTAGATCGCCTTCAGAGCTAAGGGCGGAAGCGCGGTGGTAAGTGCGATCACGATCAGCAGGGCCGCATACGCTTCGGTGTTGAGGAGACCATTGGCCAGGCCCACTTGCGTGAAGATGAGGCCGACCTCGCCGCGTGGCACCATGGCGAGCCCGATCACCGCTTGGCGCAACCGGCTCTCCCGGATGCAGTAGCCGGCAAGGCCCTTGCCGGCGATCGCGATCAGAAGCAGGGCCAACGCTAGTTTCCACACGAACGTGGAACCCCAGTCGACTGCGCGCAAGTCCAACGACACGCCAACCATGACGAAGAAAACTGGCGTAAACACGTGAATAAGAGGGCGGAACTGGTGCTCCAGGCGTTCGGAGAGGTCCGGTGCGGCGTCCAGGGCACGGTTGAGGGTAGCGGAGAACGGGACGCGCAGGCGGTGTGCCACGTGCAGCCGAAAGCGATGCCCCATGGCAATGCCGGTGGCGAATCCGCCCAGGATCAGTGGCGCCCCGACCAGATGTGCCAGGTAGCTGAACAACATGATCAGGCTCACCACCATGGTCACGAGCAAGCCGGGCGACGCGCTCCTGCGGTCGTAGCGATCGATTACGCAGGCGACCAGCTTGGCTGTCACCGGGGCGAGCACGACAAACAGGAAAATGTACAGGCTCACCTGGCCGACCGAAGTCGGCGTGATCTCCCCGATGACCGCGAACTGGTACAGGAAGGCCAGCGCGAGCACGCCCAGGATGTCGTCCAGCACCGCCGCACCGATGATGATCTGCGCCTCGTCCGATGAGCGCCGCCGCAGGTCCGTCAGTACCCGCACCGTGATGCCGATGCTGGTCGCGGTGAGGGTGCCGCCTATGAACAGACTAGCCATGAGCGGCAGCTCATAGCCGTATCGGCTGACGCTCGCTCCGAGTGCAAAGGGGAGTGCAAATCCCGTGAGGGCGACGAGCACCGGCTTCGCGCCGGCACGGGCGAGCCGGTACACATCGGTATTCATGCCCACCTCGAACAGCAGCAGGATGATGCCGATTTCAGCCAGGATCTCCAGGGGAGTGCTCGGAGAGACCCAACCCAGCAGCGACGGCCCCAGGATCAATCCGGCCGTCAATTCGCCGATGACTGCGGGAATACCTAGCCGGCTCGCGGTTTCTGCCAGCAGTCGGGCACCGAGCAGCACCATGGCGAGCGCGAGGAAGAATTCGTGGAGTTCCACCACTCACCCGCGCCTAGGGCCGGTCGCCGTTAGTGCGATCCCGCCCGTGGCCCGCATCTGCGCACCGGCGCGAGGGCGAGAGCCAACGTCAATCGCGGCCCCCCCCTGGTTGGGCACCGTCGTGTCGTCTTGTGTGGCGGGCGCTCCCCGAACGGCCTGCCTCGCCCCGAGGAAGAACGCGCTGACCCGCAGCGTTTCAGCAAGGCGCCGACTCGCGAAGGGTCCATACCACGCAGACCGCCCCTTACCTCCGCGGCAGTCCGCACCCAGAGGGCGCAGTACCACATAGAAGCCGGCCTGCACCGTGCCGCGGGGCGAAGCGCCCAATCGGACGATCTCGCAGCGCATGGACCCCAGCAGG from Azospira restricta includes these protein-coding regions:
- a CDS encoding cation:proton antiporter — protein: MELHEFFLALAMVLLGARLLAETASRLGIPAVIGELTAGLILGPSLLGWVSPSTPLEILAEIGIILLLFEVGMNTDVYRLARAGAKPVLVALTGFALPFALGASVSRYGYELPLMASLFIGGTLTATSIGITVRVLTDLRRRSSDEAQIIIGAAVLDDILGVLALAFLYQFAVIGEITPTSVGQVSLYIFLFVVLAPVTAKLVACVIDRYDRRSASPGLLVTMVVSLIMLFSYLAHLVGAPLILGGFATGIAMGHRFRLHVAHRLRVPFSATLNRALDAAPDLSERLEHQFRPLIHVFTPVFFVMVGVSLDLRAVDWGSTFVWKLALALLLIAIAGKGLAGYCIRESRLRQAVIGLAMVPRGEVGLIFTQVGLANGLLNTEAYAALLIVIALTTALPPLALKAIYARWRPEATPDGDGSGQMLRERP